Proteins encoded within one genomic window of Lagenorhynchus albirostris chromosome 9, mLagAlb1.1, whole genome shotgun sequence:
- the SSH3 gene encoding protein phosphatase Slingshot homolog 3 isoform X2, with amino-acid sequence MALVTVSRSPPAGGHSTPVGPTDQVSQRRSRLQRRQSFAVLGGAVLGLQDGGDDGDAAKASSEPVEDPPGEEQPHGDQTDDRHGPQSLRKQEQSQHLRLMVGLLRPQDDIRLAAQLEAARPARLRYLLVVSTRERLSQDETVLLGVDFPDSSSPSCTLGLVLPLWSDTQVYLDGDGGFSVTSGGQSRIFKPVCIQTMWATLQVLHQACEAALGSGLVPGGSALAWASHYQDRLSSDQSCLNEWMVMADLESLRPPSIEPGRPSGQEQMEQAIRAELWEVLDSSDLESITSKEIRQALELRLGCPLQQYRDFIDNQMLLLMAQQDRASRIFPHLYLGSEWNAANLEELQRNRVSHILNMAREIDNFYPERFTYHNVRLWDEESAQLLPHWKETHRFVEAARAQGTRVLVHCKMGVSRSAATVIAYAMKQYGWSLEQALRHVQELRPIARPNPGFLRQLQTYQGILTASRQSHVWEQKVGGASPEEPLAPEVSTPFPPLQPEPGGSGELNVVGLEESQAAPKEEPGSRPRINLRGVMRSISLLEPSSELESTSGDGDLPEVFSPEEFSDEDPPQPFPQLSSAKGGQQARKGPWPALKSRQSVVALNSAALVASRTQAFQEQRKAGCPSTPRHQKVVRQPSVDDSGEEGEV; translated from the exons GACCAGGTGTCCCAGCGCAGAAGCCGGCTCCAGCGAAG GCAGAGCTTTGCAGTACTCGGCGGAGCTGTCCTGGGACTGCAGGATGGAGGCGATGATGGAGATGCAGCCAAGGCCAGCTCTGAGCCAGTGGAGGACCCCCCCGGGGAGGAGCAGCCCCACGGGGACCAGACAGACGACAGGCATGGGCCCCAGAGTCTCAGGAAGCAGGAACAGAGTCAGCACCTGCGCCTCATGGTGGGGCTGCTAAGGCCACAAGACGACATCCGCCTG GCAGCCCAGCTGGAGGCGGCCCGGCCCGCCAGGCTCCGCTACCTGCTGGTAGTTTCCACAAGAGAACGTCTGAGCCAGGATGAGACAGTCCTTCTGGGAGTGGATTTCCCTGATAGcag CTCCCCCAGCTGCACCCTAGGCCTGGTCTTGCCTCTCTGGAGTGACACCCAGGTGTACCTAGATGGAGACGG GGGCTTCAGTGTGACATCTGGTGGGCAGAGTCGAATCTTCAAGCCAGTCTGCATCCAGACCATGTG GGCCACACTCCAGGTGTTGCACCAGGCATGTGAGGCGGCTCTAGGCAGTGGTCTTGTGCCAGGGGGCAGTGCCCTCGCCTGGGCCAGCCACTACCAGGACAGACTGAGCTCTGACCAGAGCTGCCTCAACGAGTGGATGGTCATGGCTGACCTGGAGTCTCTGCGGCCTCCCAGCATCGAGCCCGGCCG GCCCTCAGGACAGGAGCAGATGGAGCAGGCGATCCGGGCTGAGCTGTGGGAGGTGTTGGACTCCAGTGACCTGGAGAGCATCACTTCCAAAGAG ATCCGCCAGGCCCTGGAGCTGCGCCTGGGATGCCCTCTCCAACAATACCGCGACTTCATCGACAACCAGATGCTGCTCCTCATGGCCCAGCAAGACCGGGCGTCCCGCATCTTCCCCCACCTCTACCTG GGCTCAGAGTGGAACGCAGCGAACCTGGAGGAGCTGCAGAGAAACAG GGTGAGCCACATCTTGAACATGGCCCGCGAGATTGACAACTTCTACCCCGAGCGCTTCACCTACCACAACGTGCGCCTCTGGGATGAGGAGTCGGCCCAGCTGCTGCCCCACTGGAAGGAGACGCACCGCTTTGTGGAGGCTGCAAG AGCGCAGGGCACCCGGGTGCTGGTCCACTGCAAGATGGGCGTCAGCCGCTCGGCCGCCACAGTGATCGCCTACGCCATGAAGCAGTACGGCTGGAGCCTGGAGCAGGCTCTGCGCCACGTGCAGGAGCTACGGCCCATCGCCCGCCCCAACCCCGGCTTTCTGCGCCAGCTGCAGACCTACCAGGGCATCCTGACTGCTAG CCGGCAGAGCCATGTCTGGGAGCAGAAAGTGGGTGGGGCCTCCCCAGAGGAGCCCCTGGCCCCCGAGGTCTCTACACCGTTCCCACCTCTTCAGCCAGAACCCGGGGGCAGTGGGGAGCTGAATGTGGTGGGGTTGGAGGAGAGCCAGGCAGCCCCAAAAGAAGAGCCTGGGTCACGGCCCCGTATCAACCTCCGCGGGGTTATGAGGTCCATCAGCCTCCTGGAGCCATCCTCAGAGCTGGAAAGCACCTCAGGGGACGGTGACCTGCCAGAG GTTTTCTCTCCAGAGGAGTTTTCAGATGAAGACCCTCCACAGCCCTTCCCTCAGCTCTCAAGCGCCAAGGGAGGCCAGCAGGCCCGCAAGGGGCCTTGGCCTGCCCTGAAGTCCCGCCAGTCTGTGGTTGCCCTCAACAGCGCCGCCCTGGTGGCCAGCCGGACCCAGGCCTTCCAGGAGCAGCGGAAGGCTGGCTGTCCGTCCACACCCAGGCACCAGAAGGTGGTGAGGCAGCCCAGCGTGGATGACAGTGGCGAGGAGGGCGAGGTGTGA
- the SSH3 gene encoding protein phosphatase Slingshot homolog 3 isoform X1 — protein sequence MALVTVSRSPPAGGHSTPVGPTQDQVSQRRSRLQRRQSFAVLGGAVLGLQDGGDDGDAAKASSEPVEDPPGEEQPHGDQTDDRHGPQSLRKQEQSQHLRLMVGLLRPQDDIRLAAQLEAARPARLRYLLVVSTRERLSQDETVLLGVDFPDSSSPSCTLGLVLPLWSDTQVYLDGDGGFSVTSGGQSRIFKPVCIQTMWATLQVLHQACEAALGSGLVPGGSALAWASHYQDRLSSDQSCLNEWMVMADLESLRPPSIEPGRPSGQEQMEQAIRAELWEVLDSSDLESITSKEIRQALELRLGCPLQQYRDFIDNQMLLLMAQQDRASRIFPHLYLGSEWNAANLEELQRNRVSHILNMAREIDNFYPERFTYHNVRLWDEESAQLLPHWKETHRFVEAARAQGTRVLVHCKMGVSRSAATVIAYAMKQYGWSLEQALRHVQELRPIARPNPGFLRQLQTYQGILTASRQSHVWEQKVGGASPEEPLAPEVSTPFPPLQPEPGGSGELNVVGLEESQAAPKEEPGSRPRINLRGVMRSISLLEPSSELESTSGDGDLPEVFSPEEFSDEDPPQPFPQLSSAKGGQQARKGPWPALKSRQSVVALNSAALVASRTQAFQEQRKAGCPSTPRHQKVVRQPSVDDSGEEGEV from the exons CAGGACCAGGTGTCCCAGCGCAGAAGCCGGCTCCAGCGAAG GCAGAGCTTTGCAGTACTCGGCGGAGCTGTCCTGGGACTGCAGGATGGAGGCGATGATGGAGATGCAGCCAAGGCCAGCTCTGAGCCAGTGGAGGACCCCCCCGGGGAGGAGCAGCCCCACGGGGACCAGACAGACGACAGGCATGGGCCCCAGAGTCTCAGGAAGCAGGAACAGAGTCAGCACCTGCGCCTCATGGTGGGGCTGCTAAGGCCACAAGACGACATCCGCCTG GCAGCCCAGCTGGAGGCGGCCCGGCCCGCCAGGCTCCGCTACCTGCTGGTAGTTTCCACAAGAGAACGTCTGAGCCAGGATGAGACAGTCCTTCTGGGAGTGGATTTCCCTGATAGcag CTCCCCCAGCTGCACCCTAGGCCTGGTCTTGCCTCTCTGGAGTGACACCCAGGTGTACCTAGATGGAGACGG GGGCTTCAGTGTGACATCTGGTGGGCAGAGTCGAATCTTCAAGCCAGTCTGCATCCAGACCATGTG GGCCACACTCCAGGTGTTGCACCAGGCATGTGAGGCGGCTCTAGGCAGTGGTCTTGTGCCAGGGGGCAGTGCCCTCGCCTGGGCCAGCCACTACCAGGACAGACTGAGCTCTGACCAGAGCTGCCTCAACGAGTGGATGGTCATGGCTGACCTGGAGTCTCTGCGGCCTCCCAGCATCGAGCCCGGCCG GCCCTCAGGACAGGAGCAGATGGAGCAGGCGATCCGGGCTGAGCTGTGGGAGGTGTTGGACTCCAGTGACCTGGAGAGCATCACTTCCAAAGAG ATCCGCCAGGCCCTGGAGCTGCGCCTGGGATGCCCTCTCCAACAATACCGCGACTTCATCGACAACCAGATGCTGCTCCTCATGGCCCAGCAAGACCGGGCGTCCCGCATCTTCCCCCACCTCTACCTG GGCTCAGAGTGGAACGCAGCGAACCTGGAGGAGCTGCAGAGAAACAG GGTGAGCCACATCTTGAACATGGCCCGCGAGATTGACAACTTCTACCCCGAGCGCTTCACCTACCACAACGTGCGCCTCTGGGATGAGGAGTCGGCCCAGCTGCTGCCCCACTGGAAGGAGACGCACCGCTTTGTGGAGGCTGCAAG AGCGCAGGGCACCCGGGTGCTGGTCCACTGCAAGATGGGCGTCAGCCGCTCGGCCGCCACAGTGATCGCCTACGCCATGAAGCAGTACGGCTGGAGCCTGGAGCAGGCTCTGCGCCACGTGCAGGAGCTACGGCCCATCGCCCGCCCCAACCCCGGCTTTCTGCGCCAGCTGCAGACCTACCAGGGCATCCTGACTGCTAG CCGGCAGAGCCATGTCTGGGAGCAGAAAGTGGGTGGGGCCTCCCCAGAGGAGCCCCTGGCCCCCGAGGTCTCTACACCGTTCCCACCTCTTCAGCCAGAACCCGGGGGCAGTGGGGAGCTGAATGTGGTGGGGTTGGAGGAGAGCCAGGCAGCCCCAAAAGAAGAGCCTGGGTCACGGCCCCGTATCAACCTCCGCGGGGTTATGAGGTCCATCAGCCTCCTGGAGCCATCCTCAGAGCTGGAAAGCACCTCAGGGGACGGTGACCTGCCAGAG GTTTTCTCTCCAGAGGAGTTTTCAGATGAAGACCCTCCACAGCCCTTCCCTCAGCTCTCAAGCGCCAAGGGAGGCCAGCAGGCCCGCAAGGGGCCTTGGCCTGCCCTGAAGTCCCGCCAGTCTGTGGTTGCCCTCAACAGCGCCGCCCTGGTGGCCAGCCGGACCCAGGCCTTCCAGGAGCAGCGGAAGGCTGGCTGTCCGTCCACACCCAGGCACCAGAAGGTGGTGAGGCAGCCCAGCGTGGATGACAGTGGCGAGGAGGGCGAGGTGTGA
- the SSH3 gene encoding protein phosphatase Slingshot homolog 3 isoform X3, protein MALVTVSRSPPAGGHSTPVGPTQDQVSQRRSRLQRRQSFAVLGGAVLGLQDGGDDGDAAKASSEPVEDPPGEEQPHGDQTDDRHGPQSLRKQEQSQHLRLMVGLLRPQDDIRLAAQLEAARPARLRYLLVVSTRERLSQDETVLLGVDFPDSSSPSCTLGLVLPLWSDTQVYLDGDGGFSVTSGGQSRIFKPVCIQTMWATLQVLHQACEAALGSGLVPGGSALAWASHYQDRLSSDQSCLNEWMVMADLESLRPPSIEPGRPSGQEQMEQAIRAELWEVLDSSDLESITSKEIRQALELRLGCPLQQYRDFIDNQMLLLMAQQDRASRIFPHLYLGSEWNAANLEELQRNRVSHILNMAREIDNFYPERFTYHNVRLWDEESAQLLPHWKETHRFVEAARAQGTRVLVHCKMGVSRSAATVIAYAMKQYGWSLEQALRHVQELRPIARPNPGFLRQLQTYQGILTARFSLQRSFQMKTLHSPSLSSQAPREASRPARGLGLP, encoded by the exons CAGGACCAGGTGTCCCAGCGCAGAAGCCGGCTCCAGCGAAG GCAGAGCTTTGCAGTACTCGGCGGAGCTGTCCTGGGACTGCAGGATGGAGGCGATGATGGAGATGCAGCCAAGGCCAGCTCTGAGCCAGTGGAGGACCCCCCCGGGGAGGAGCAGCCCCACGGGGACCAGACAGACGACAGGCATGGGCCCCAGAGTCTCAGGAAGCAGGAACAGAGTCAGCACCTGCGCCTCATGGTGGGGCTGCTAAGGCCACAAGACGACATCCGCCTG GCAGCCCAGCTGGAGGCGGCCCGGCCCGCCAGGCTCCGCTACCTGCTGGTAGTTTCCACAAGAGAACGTCTGAGCCAGGATGAGACAGTCCTTCTGGGAGTGGATTTCCCTGATAGcag CTCCCCCAGCTGCACCCTAGGCCTGGTCTTGCCTCTCTGGAGTGACACCCAGGTGTACCTAGATGGAGACGG GGGCTTCAGTGTGACATCTGGTGGGCAGAGTCGAATCTTCAAGCCAGTCTGCATCCAGACCATGTG GGCCACACTCCAGGTGTTGCACCAGGCATGTGAGGCGGCTCTAGGCAGTGGTCTTGTGCCAGGGGGCAGTGCCCTCGCCTGGGCCAGCCACTACCAGGACAGACTGAGCTCTGACCAGAGCTGCCTCAACGAGTGGATGGTCATGGCTGACCTGGAGTCTCTGCGGCCTCCCAGCATCGAGCCCGGCCG GCCCTCAGGACAGGAGCAGATGGAGCAGGCGATCCGGGCTGAGCTGTGGGAGGTGTTGGACTCCAGTGACCTGGAGAGCATCACTTCCAAAGAG ATCCGCCAGGCCCTGGAGCTGCGCCTGGGATGCCCTCTCCAACAATACCGCGACTTCATCGACAACCAGATGCTGCTCCTCATGGCCCAGCAAGACCGGGCGTCCCGCATCTTCCCCCACCTCTACCTG GGCTCAGAGTGGAACGCAGCGAACCTGGAGGAGCTGCAGAGAAACAG GGTGAGCCACATCTTGAACATGGCCCGCGAGATTGACAACTTCTACCCCGAGCGCTTCACCTACCACAACGTGCGCCTCTGGGATGAGGAGTCGGCCCAGCTGCTGCCCCACTGGAAGGAGACGCACCGCTTTGTGGAGGCTGCAAG AGCGCAGGGCACCCGGGTGCTGGTCCACTGCAAGATGGGCGTCAGCCGCTCGGCCGCCACAGTGATCGCCTACGCCATGAAGCAGTACGGCTGGAGCCTGGAGCAGGCTCTGCGCCACGTGCAGGAGCTACGGCCCATCGCCCGCCCCAACCCCGGCTTTCTGCGCCAGCTGCAGACCTACCAGGGCATCCTGACTGCTAG GTTTTCTCTCCAGAGGAGTTTTCAGATGAAGACCCTCCACAGCCCTTCCCTCAGCTCTCAAGCGCCAAGGGAGGCCAGCAGGCCCGCAAGGGGCCTTGGCCTGCCCTGA
- the SSH3 gene encoding protein phosphatase Slingshot homolog 3 isoform X4, giving the protein MALVTVSRSPPAGGHSTPVGPTQDQVSQRRSRLQRRQSFAVLGGAVLGLQDGGDDGDAAKASSEPVEDPPGEEQPHGDQTDDRHGPQSLRKQEQSQHLRLMVGLLRPQDDIRLAAQLEAARPARLRYLLVVSTRERLSQDETVLLGVDFPDSSSPSCTLGLVLPLWSDTQVYLDGDGGFSVTSGGQSRIFKPVCIQTMWATLQVLHQACEAALGSGLVPGGSALAWASHYQDRLSSDQSCLNEWMVMADLESLRPPSIEPGRPSGQEQMEQAIRAELWEVLDSSDLESITSKEIRQALELRLGCPLQQYRDFIDNQMLLLMAQQDRASRIFPHLYLGSEWNAANLEELQRNRVSHILNMAREIDNFYPERFTYHNVRLWDEESAQLLPHWKETHRFVEAARAQGTRVLVHCKMGVSRSAATVIAYAMKQYGWSLEQALRHVQELRPIARPNPGFLRQLQTYQGILTASQNPGAVGS; this is encoded by the exons CAGGACCAGGTGTCCCAGCGCAGAAGCCGGCTCCAGCGAAG GCAGAGCTTTGCAGTACTCGGCGGAGCTGTCCTGGGACTGCAGGATGGAGGCGATGATGGAGATGCAGCCAAGGCCAGCTCTGAGCCAGTGGAGGACCCCCCCGGGGAGGAGCAGCCCCACGGGGACCAGACAGACGACAGGCATGGGCCCCAGAGTCTCAGGAAGCAGGAACAGAGTCAGCACCTGCGCCTCATGGTGGGGCTGCTAAGGCCACAAGACGACATCCGCCTG GCAGCCCAGCTGGAGGCGGCCCGGCCCGCCAGGCTCCGCTACCTGCTGGTAGTTTCCACAAGAGAACGTCTGAGCCAGGATGAGACAGTCCTTCTGGGAGTGGATTTCCCTGATAGcag CTCCCCCAGCTGCACCCTAGGCCTGGTCTTGCCTCTCTGGAGTGACACCCAGGTGTACCTAGATGGAGACGG GGGCTTCAGTGTGACATCTGGTGGGCAGAGTCGAATCTTCAAGCCAGTCTGCATCCAGACCATGTG GGCCACACTCCAGGTGTTGCACCAGGCATGTGAGGCGGCTCTAGGCAGTGGTCTTGTGCCAGGGGGCAGTGCCCTCGCCTGGGCCAGCCACTACCAGGACAGACTGAGCTCTGACCAGAGCTGCCTCAACGAGTGGATGGTCATGGCTGACCTGGAGTCTCTGCGGCCTCCCAGCATCGAGCCCGGCCG GCCCTCAGGACAGGAGCAGATGGAGCAGGCGATCCGGGCTGAGCTGTGGGAGGTGTTGGACTCCAGTGACCTGGAGAGCATCACTTCCAAAGAG ATCCGCCAGGCCCTGGAGCTGCGCCTGGGATGCCCTCTCCAACAATACCGCGACTTCATCGACAACCAGATGCTGCTCCTCATGGCCCAGCAAGACCGGGCGTCCCGCATCTTCCCCCACCTCTACCTG GGCTCAGAGTGGAACGCAGCGAACCTGGAGGAGCTGCAGAGAAACAG GGTGAGCCACATCTTGAACATGGCCCGCGAGATTGACAACTTCTACCCCGAGCGCTTCACCTACCACAACGTGCGCCTCTGGGATGAGGAGTCGGCCCAGCTGCTGCCCCACTGGAAGGAGACGCACCGCTTTGTGGAGGCTGCAAG AGCGCAGGGCACCCGGGTGCTGGTCCACTGCAAGATGGGCGTCAGCCGCTCGGCCGCCACAGTGATCGCCTACGCCATGAAGCAGTACGGCTGGAGCCTGGAGCAGGCTCTGCGCCACGTGCAGGAGCTACGGCCCATCGCCCGCCCCAACCCCGGCTTTCTGCGCCAGCTGCAGACCTACCAGGGCATCCTGACTGCTAG CCAGAACCCGGGGGCAGTGGGGAGCTGA